AGAAAAGGATCATGAATGACCGAAAGAATCGTTAGTCCCTTATTCCTGTTAAGGTTTTTCAGGAGTTCCATGATCTTTATCTGATTGGGAAAATCCAGGTGAGAAAGAGGTTCATCGAGAAGAAGGATCTTCGGTTCCTGAGCAAGAACACGAGCAATCATAACAAGCTGCCTTTCACCTCCCGAAAGATTCGAATAGGGTTTTTCTTTGAATTTATCTATCCCGAGTTCTTCAATGAGAATTCTTACCTTAAGAACATCATCCTTTTTCGGAACGGTCCAGACAAAGGGGGTCCGCCCCGTAAGAATAACTTCCTCAACAGTAAAAGGAAAAGCGGGAGCATGAAACTGCGGAAGATAGCCCATAAGTTTCGCCTTCTTTCGCCTTGAGAGCTTCTTCAGTTCCATTCCGTAAAGAAGAATGTTTCCTTCGCTGTAGGGAAGTATCCGAGCAAGAATTTTAATGAGGGTGGATTTGCCGCTTCCGTTTTTTCCCAGGATGAACCCAAAGGCTCCCTGAGGCAAATCAAAAGAGATGTTTTTTAACAGGGCATTCCCCTTATCGTAACCAAAGCAAAGATTTTTAACAGAGATGGCAATCATAGGTCGGAACTCATAACCATAATTTTTTGTTTTTTCAAAAGATAGACAAACAAAGGAGTCCCTATGAGGGTGGTAAAAATACCCACGGGAAGTTCGAAGTCGGTAACGCTTCTTGAAAAAATGTCCACCAGGAGCAAAAAGCAGCCTCCCAGGATGAAGCAGCTCGGTTGAACCTTCCTGTTGTCAGCTCCTTCCAGAAGTCTTACCATGTGGGGAACCGCAAGCCCCACCATGCCTATAATCCCTGCCACAGAAACGGAAGAAGCAGCTGCGACAGTAGAAAAAATCACAATTAAAAGTTTTTCAATGGTGGGGTTCAGACCGACGCTTTCAGCTTCTTCATCACCGAGGGCAAGCCCGTTCAGGTGCCACCGTTTAAGATAAAGAAAGAGAGAGCCAAGAGCTATCCAGGGAACAGAAGCCCATACCTTCGGCCAATTAGAATTGTGAAGGTTTCCCATGGTCCAGTGAACTATGGTTTGAAGCCTGAAAGGATCGGTAAGAAACTGAACAAAAGTAAGGCCTGCCGTGAATAAGCCCGATACGATAATGCCTCCCAGAATGAGAGACATGGTTGAAAAGTGTTTTCCATAAAGAGCTATGAAGTAACTCAGGGCTACAGCCCCAAGACCGAATAGAAAAGCAAAGATTGTGGGATGAAACCCTGTGGCAAGAGCAAGAGCGGCGCCAAAGGCTGCTCCTGAAGAAAGCCCTAAAACATAAGGGCATACGAGGGGATTCTTGAAGATATTCTGCAAGGAATTGCCCGATATGGAAAGGGCTGCCCCTGTAAAAAAAGCTATTATCGCCCGGGGCAGTCGAATATCCACAACTATGGTTTTTATGGACTCCCCTGTGACTGGATCAACGGAAGAAGGCTTAAAAGCCCATCGGATAACATCCCAGGGAGTAAACAAATCGGAAGGACCGATAAGAAGTGCTCCAAGGAAAGAAAAAAAGCAGAGAAGAAAAAGCCATACCTTTTTCATGGCAGTTTATCATTTTCTCGAAGGTCGTAGAGAAACCGAAATATACGATTTCTTTCTTCTTCTAAAGTCTTACCAGACTGCTGAAACGCTTCGGGATGAAGCCAGGAAAACATGAGCTTTGCCGCATAAATAAATTTGAGAGTCCACAGATCTACATTGAATATCTCGGGTAGTTCGTAAACCCTTCGGGTCTTTACAGCCTTTATGTTTTGCCATTGAGGATCCGACAATAGATCTTCCGGGTTGAGGCGGCTGTTGGACCACATAACTATGACATCGGGATTTGCCGATATGATCGTCTCAAGATTTAAAACCACATGTTCCTGTTTTATTCCGGCACATATATTAACACCGCCTGCCAGTTCAATAAGATCGTTTACGGTGCTTCCGCCACAGGAAGTTTCCGTTTTGCCCTGAGCCCACATAAAGTAAACCCTGGGTCTTTCGGGAAGGCGAGAAACTTCTTCCACCATTTTACGCCGTTCTTCTTTAACGAACGCCAGCAGTTCCCTGGCTCTTTCTTCGCTACCCGTAAGCTTTCCCAGGCTTTCTATTTCTCTGTAAATGTCTTCTTCGCTCTGAAGAAATACTCCAAAAACAGGAATACCCTTTTCCTCTAGAAGCGAAATGGATTCAAGCTGCTGAGCCCAGATAATCACAAGATCGGGCTTAAGGGCTACAACACTTTCAATGTTAACAAAATCCCAGTTGCCGGGTGCAGGAATAGCTCTTTTCTTTATTCGATCGTCGAGATGGGCATAATAAAGAAAGGTCGGATTTTCATAAACATTTCTGGAAACACCCACCACAAGATCCTGCTTTTTTAACATGTAAAGTCCACTGAGAGCACTTTCAATAAGGCAGACTATTCTCTGAGGCGGTTTCGGAAGGGTTATCTTTTTGCCTCTAAAGTCTTCTACAGAAAGGGAGCCTTCCACTTCCGCAAGGGAAATACCAGAAATCAGCCAGAATGAAAACAGCACTGGAAGGAAAAATTTCTTCAACATAGGAAATTTCCTTATCACAGGGAACGGAAGGAGCTGGTTTTACCCCTTGCGTTCCCTTTATTGCAAAAAATTAAACTAAAATTTTATTTCTATCCTGGCGAGGGTGTTGAAACCGGGATCCTTAAACTGCCAGGGCATTTCATACTTATTGTTGGTTATGTTGTTGAAATCAAGAGAAAGATTCATCTGCCAGGATGAGGCCTTAACAAGCCCCTTTTCTATGTGGATGTTTATAAGCTCCTGGGAACCGAACTTTTGCCTGCTGGATTTGTCGGTGCTGTCGTAGTATTTGCCGAAGACATGAATGTAAGGAGCCACCTTGAGATCCCAGGGAAGGTAAAAGACAAAACCGATGTTTCCAGAGTGATCGGGCACAAAGGGTATATTTGAATCATCCTGCAGAGGATCCATGTCGTTTTCAACGGTGGTATTTATGTAGGTATAGTTCACAAAAACTTCCATAAAGTCGGTGAAAAAGTATCGAGCCTCCGCTTCTATACCGTAAGATTTTGCCGTTCCCGCATTAACGGACTGGCTTTGGGAGGGATCTCGGCTTACCACATTTTCCACTATGGCGTCATCTATGCTGTTGTAAAAACCTCTGAAACCCAGGGATAAACCTTTCATGGGTTTCAAATCAACTCCACCGTCAAC
This sequence is a window from Thermodesulforhabdaceae bacterium. Protein-coding genes within it:
- a CDS encoding ABC transporter ATP-binding protein codes for the protein MIAISVKNLCFGYDKGNALLKNISFDLPQGAFGFILGKNGSGKSTLIKILARILPYSEGNILLYGMELKKLSRRKKAKLMGYLPQFHAPAFPFTVEEVILTGRTPFVWTVPKKDDVLKVRILIEELGIDKFKEKPYSNLSGGERQLVMIARVLAQEPKILLLDEPLSHLDFPNQIKIMELLKNLNRNKGLTILSVIHDPFLAFHWGDFFIFMKDGAILEKSAHIPMDVFLKDLYDISFNLKESAAYAWR
- a CDS encoding iron ABC transporter permease yields the protein MKKVWLFLLCFFSFLGALLIGPSDLFTPWDVIRWAFKPSSVDPVTGESIKTIVVDIRLPRAIIAFFTGAALSISGNSLQNIFKNPLVCPYVLGLSSGAAFGAALALATGFHPTIFAFLFGLGAVALSYFIALYGKHFSTMSLILGGIIVSGLFTAGLTFVQFLTDPFRLQTIVHWTMGNLHNSNWPKVWASVPWIALGSLFLYLKRWHLNGLALGDEEAESVGLNPTIEKLLIVIFSTVAAASSVSVAGIIGMVGLAVPHMVRLLEGADNRKVQPSCFILGGCFLLLVDIFSRSVTDFELPVGIFTTLIGTPLFVYLLKKQKIMVMSSDL
- a CDS encoding ABC transporter substrate-binding protein produces the protein MLKKFFLPVLFSFWLISGISLAEVEGSLSVEDFRGKKITLPKPPQRIVCLIESALSGLYMLKKQDLVVGVSRNVYENPTFLYYAHLDDRIKKRAIPAPGNWDFVNIESVVALKPDLVIIWAQQLESISLLEEKGIPVFGVFLQSEEDIYREIESLGKLTGSEERARELLAFVKEERRKMVEEVSRLPERPRVYFMWAQGKTETSCGGSTVNDLIELAGGVNICAGIKQEHVVLNLETIISANPDVIVMWSNSRLNPEDLLSDPQWQNIKAVKTRRVYELPEIFNVDLWTLKFIYAAKLMFSWLHPEAFQQSGKTLEEERNRIFRFLYDLRENDKLP